In one Lysobacter alkalisoli genomic region, the following are encoded:
- a CDS encoding CTP synthase produces the protein MTPLIFVTGGVVSSLGKGIAAASLAAILEARGLRVTMMKLDPYINVDPGTMSPFQHGEVYVTDDGAETDLDLGHYERYQRTRLSRKNSVTTGRIYENVIRKERRGDYLGGTVQVIPHITDEIKRCIGEAVEGYDVGLVEIGGTVGDIESLPFLEAIRQIRTERGPDKALFMHLTLVPWIAAAGELKTKPTQHSVKELRSIGIQPDILLCRSEQPLPDSERRKIALFTNVSERAVISAVDLDNIYRMPARFHEQGLDTLIVERLRLPAGELDLSEWEAVLDASENPVDEVTIGVVGKYVDHQDAYKSVGEALKHGGLRQRTRVNLKWIESTDVERDGDKALAGVDGILVPGGFGDRGFEGKVITARHAREQKVPYFGICYGMQAAVVDYARHVAGLDGANSTENDKTCPHPVIGLITEWRTASGEVEKRSEDSDLGGTMRLGLQEQRIKPDTLAHRMYGKDIVGERHRHRYEFNNRYLNQLENAGLVFSAKSLDETLVEMVELPQDRHPWFLACQAHPEFLSTPRDGHPLFVGFIRAAREYKANEGEGSGLLKEARA, from the coding sequence ATGACTCCCCTGATCTTCGTCACCGGCGGCGTGGTGTCCTCTCTCGGCAAGGGCATCGCAGCGGCCTCGCTGGCGGCCATCCTCGAAGCGCGCGGCCTGCGCGTGACGATGATGAAGCTCGACCCCTACATCAACGTCGATCCGGGCACGATGAGCCCGTTCCAGCACGGCGAGGTCTATGTCACCGACGACGGTGCCGAGACCGACCTCGACCTCGGCCACTACGAGCGTTACCAGCGGACCCGGCTGAGTCGCAAGAACTCCGTCACGACCGGCCGCATCTACGAGAACGTGATCCGCAAGGAGCGCCGCGGCGACTACCTTGGCGGCACCGTGCAGGTCATTCCGCACATCACCGACGAGATCAAGCGCTGCATCGGTGAAGCGGTCGAGGGCTACGATGTCGGCCTGGTCGAGATCGGCGGCACCGTCGGCGACATCGAGTCGCTGCCGTTCCTGGAGGCGATCCGCCAGATCCGCACCGAGCGCGGCCCGGACAAGGCGCTGTTCATGCACCTGACCCTGGTGCCGTGGATCGCCGCTGCCGGTGAGCTCAAGACCAAGCCGACCCAGCACTCGGTCAAGGAACTGCGCTCGATCGGCATCCAGCCCGACATCCTGCTGTGCCGCTCCGAGCAGCCGTTGCCGGACAGCGAGCGTCGCAAGATCGCGCTGTTCACCAACGTCTCCGAGCGTGCGGTCATCTCCGCGGTCGACCTCGACAACATCTACCGGATGCCGGCACGCTTCCACGAACAGGGCCTGGACACCTTGATCGTCGAGCGCCTGCGCCTGCCGGCGGGCGAGCTCGACCTGTCCGAATGGGAAGCGGTACTGGACGCCAGCGAGAACCCGGTCGACGAGGTCACCATCGGCGTGGTCGGCAAGTACGTCGACCACCAGGACGCCTACAAGTCGGTTGGCGAGGCGCTCAAGCACGGCGGCCTGCGCCAGCGCACCCGCGTGAACCTGAAATGGATCGAGTCCACCGACGTCGAGCGCGATGGCGACAAGGCGCTCGCGGGCGTGGACGGCATCCTGGTGCCGGGCGGTTTCGGCGACCGCGGATTCGAGGGCAAGGTGATCACCGCCCGCCATGCGCGCGAACAGAAGGTGCCGTACTTCGGCATCTGCTACGGCATGCAGGCGGCGGTGGTCGACTATGCCCGTCACGTGGCCGGGCTTGATGGAGCCAACAGCACCGAGAACGACAAGACCTGCCCGCACCCGGTGATCGGCCTGATCACCGAATGGCGCACCGCCAGCGGCGAGGTCGAGAAGCGCAGCGAAGACAGCGACCTCGGCGGCACCATGCGCCTGGGTCTGCAGGAGCAGCGGATCAAGCCGGACACGCTCGCCCACAGGATGTATGGCAAGGACATCGTCGGCGAGCGCCACCGCCATCGCTACGAGTTCAACAACCGTTACCTCAACCAGCTCGAGAATGCCGGCCTGGTGTTCAGTGCGAAGTCGCTGGACGAGACCCTGGTCGAGATGGTCGAGCTGCCGCAAGACCGCCACCCGTGGTTCCTGGCCTGCCAGGCCCATCCCGAGTTCCTGTCCACGCCGCGTGATGGCCACCCGCTGTTCGTCGGCTTCATCCGCGCCGCGCGCGAGTACAAGGCCAACGAGGGCGAGGGCAGCGGTCTGCTGAAAGAAGCCCGGGCGTAA
- the surE gene encoding 5'/3'-nucleotidase SurE, whose protein sequence is MRVLVSNDDGVDAPGIRFLADGLRAAGHEVLVVAPDRDRSGASNSLTLDAPVRVVQLDERTWRVHGTPTDCVHVAITGMLDVEPDLVVSGINNTANMGDDVIYSGTVAAAMEGRFLGLPAIAVSLNTVDHHGRHFDTAARAVVEIIARLSVDPLPADTILNVNVPDVPWGEVRGFEVARLGNRHRAEDCIRQQDPRGREWWWIGAAGPEQDAGPGTDFHALRTGHIAITPILVDLTRYRALEQVASWVDGLSGSLAPTAEARP, encoded by the coding sequence ATGCGAGTTCTTGTCAGCAACGATGACGGTGTCGACGCCCCCGGCATCCGTTTCCTTGCCGACGGCCTGCGCGCCGCCGGTCATGAAGTCCTGGTGGTCGCCCCCGACCGCGATCGCTCCGGCGCCAGCAATTCGCTGACCCTGGATGCCCCGGTGCGGGTCGTCCAGCTCGACGAGCGCACCTGGCGCGTCCACGGCACCCCGACCGACTGCGTGCATGTCGCCATCACCGGCATGCTCGACGTCGAACCCGATCTCGTCGTCTCCGGCATCAACAACACCGCCAACATGGGCGACGACGTGATCTATTCCGGCACCGTCGCGGCCGCGATGGAGGGGCGTTTCCTCGGCCTGCCCGCGATCGCGGTCTCGCTGAACACGGTCGACCACCACGGCCGGCATTTCGACACCGCCGCCCGTGCCGTGGTCGAGATCATCGCCCGCCTCAGCGTCGACCCGTTGCCGGCCGACACCATCCTCAACGTCAACGTACCCGATGTGCCCTGGGGTGAAGTGCGCGGCTTCGAGGTCGCCCGCCTCGGCAACCGCCACCGCGCCGAGGACTGCATCCGGCAACAGGATCCGCGCGGTCGCGAGTGGTGGTGGATCGGTGCCGCCGGTCCCGAACAGGACGCCGGTCCCGGCACCGACTTCCATGCCCTGCGCACCGGCCACATTGCGATCACTCCGATCCTGGTCGATCTGACCCGCTATCGCGCTCTCGAACAGGTCGCGAGCTGGGTCGATGGCCTGTCCGGTTCGCTGGCGCCGACAGCGGAGGCCCGGCCATGA
- a CDS encoding globin, with translation MTDTFNDLQRSYGRCLAGRGFIERFYEIFMDSHPDVAPMFANTDFRTQRLALRRGISVAILHAGGSTIVGRTCTHMAAVHGRQGRAPVPPALYPYWVDSMLAAIAEYDPEADEALLARWRLAMSRVVDLFSRQY, from the coding sequence ATGACCGATACATTCAACGACCTGCAACGCAGCTATGGCCGCTGTCTGGCCGGACGAGGCTTCATCGAGCGCTTCTACGAGATTTTCATGGACAGCCATCCGGACGTCGCACCGATGTTCGCGAATACCGACTTCCGGACCCAGCGGCTGGCCCTGCGCCGCGGGATCAGCGTCGCGATCCTGCATGCCGGCGGCAGCACGATCGTTGGCCGCACCTGTACCCACATGGCGGCCGTGCACGGCCGACAGGGGCGGGCGCCGGTGCCGCCGGCGCTGTATCCGTACTGGGTCGACAGCATGCTGGCGGCGATCGCCGAATACGACCCGGAGGCAGACGAGGCGCTGCTGGCCCGCTGGCGACTGGCGATGTCGCGGGTGGTGGACTTGTTTTCCCGGCAGTACTGA
- the eno gene encoding phosphopyruvate hydratase — protein sequence MTTIAKVHAREILDSRGNPTLEAEITLSDGSLGRAMVPSGASTGTKEAVELRDGDKTRYLGKGVRQAVENVNTAIAKALAGFDAADQAGLDRRLVDLDGTENKGRLGANALLGVSLANAHAVAASKKLPLWQCLADGRAPVLPVPMMNIINGGAHADNNVDLQEFMILPVGMDSFSEALRAGTEVFHALKSVLKGHGLSTAVGDEGGFAPDLRSNEEALESILEAIGKAGYKAGEDILLGLDCAASEFYDNGKYNLTGEGKRLTSEQFVDFLANWCAQYPIITIEDGMDEGDWDGWKQLTAALGNKVQLVGDDLFVTNPKIFREGIEKGVANAILIKVNQIGTLTETLEAIAMADANRYAAVISHRSGETEDTTIADIAVATTATQIKTGSLSRSDRVAKYNQLLRIEEQLGSAAKYAGRDAFVSLK from the coding sequence ATGACCACGATCGCCAAAGTCCACGCCCGTGAAATCCTCGACAGCCGGGGCAACCCGACCCTGGAAGCAGAAATCACCCTGAGCGACGGCAGCCTTGGCCGCGCGATGGTGCCATCGGGCGCCTCGACCGGCACCAAGGAAGCCGTCGAGCTGCGCGACGGCGACAAGACCCGCTATCTGGGCAAGGGCGTGCGGCAGGCGGTGGAGAACGTCAACACCGCTATCGCCAAGGCGCTGGCTGGCTTCGACGCGGCCGACCAGGCCGGCCTCGACCGCCGCCTGGTCGACCTCGACGGCACCGAGAACAAGGGTCGTCTCGGCGCCAACGCGCTGCTCGGCGTCTCGCTGGCCAACGCCCATGCGGTGGCGGCCTCGAAGAAGCTGCCACTGTGGCAGTGCCTGGCCGATGGGCGCGCACCGGTGCTGCCGGTACCGATGATGAACATCATCAACGGCGGCGCGCATGCCGACAACAACGTCGACCTGCAGGAATTCATGATCCTGCCGGTGGGCATGGACAGCTTCTCCGAGGCGTTGCGCGCCGGCACCGAGGTGTTCCACGCATTGAAGTCGGTGCTCAAGGGTCACGGCCTGAGCACGGCGGTCGGCGACGAGGGCGGCTTCGCCCCCGACCTGCGCAGCAACGAGGAAGCACTGGAGTCCATCCTCGAGGCGATCGGCAAGGCCGGCTACAAGGCCGGCGAGGACATCCTGCTGGGCCTGGACTGCGCTGCGAGCGAGTTCTACGACAACGGCAAGTACAACCTGACCGGCGAGGGCAAGCGCCTGACCTCCGAGCAGTTCGTCGACTTCCTCGCCAACTGGTGCGCGCAGTACCCGATCATCACCATCGAGGACGGGATGGACGAGGGCGACTGGGACGGCTGGAAGCAGCTCACCGCCGCGCTCGGCAACAAGGTCCAGCTGGTCGGCGACGACCTGTTTGTGACCAACCCGAAGATCTTCAGGGAAGGCATCGAGAAGGGCGTGGCCAATGCGATCCTGATCAAGGTCAACCAGATCGGCACCCTGACCGAGACCCTGGAGGCCATCGCGATGGCCGATGCCAACCGCTATGCGGCGGTCATCTCGCATCGCTCGGGCGAAACCGAGGACACCACCATCGCCGACATCGCCGTGGCGACCACCGCGACCCAGATCAAGACCGGCTCGCTGAGCCGCAGCGATCGCGTGGCCAAGTACAACCAGCTGCTGCGCATCGAGGAACAGCTCGGCAGTGCCGCGAAGTATGCCGGCCGCGACGCTTTCGTCTCGCTGAAGTAA
- a CDS encoding Smr/MutS family protein, giving the protein MTKPRKPGQTTIGAPGDDDAALFRQAVGPVRRLESTPLPPATPRPKPRARMKEQDEIDAREAFRRGGDTPWLEAGDLLSYRRDSLPARSWLRLRRGEISAQEELDLHGTDARTAEALLRAFLADARRHGIGCVRVVHGKGLHGDGTPVLKNLVDRLLRHRSDVLAFHSAPAAQGGTGAVVVLLAPPGRR; this is encoded by the coding sequence ATGACGAAACCGCGCAAACCCGGGCAGACGACCATCGGTGCCCCCGGTGACGACGATGCCGCCTTGTTCCGGCAAGCGGTGGGCCCGGTCCGGCGGCTGGAGTCCACGCCCTTGCCACCCGCGACTCCCAGACCCAAACCCCGGGCGCGGATGAAAGAACAGGATGAGATCGACGCACGCGAGGCCTTCCGACGCGGCGGGGACACGCCCTGGCTCGAGGCCGGCGACCTGCTGTCGTATCGGCGCGACAGCCTGCCTGCGCGCAGCTGGCTACGGTTGCGACGCGGCGAGATATCGGCCCAGGAGGAGCTGGATCTGCACGGTACCGACGCGCGCACCGCCGAAGCCCTGCTGCGGGCTTTCCTGGCGGACGCACGACGGCACGGCATCGGCTGCGTCCGGGTGGTGCATGGGAAAGGGCTGCACGGCGACGGCACGCCGGTGCTCAAGAACCTGGTCGACCGTCTGCTCCGCCATCGCTCGGACGTGCTGGCCTTCCATTCGGCCCCCGCCGCCCAGGGCGGCACGGGGGCGGTAGTGGTGCTGTTAGCGCCACCGGGGCGGCGCTAG
- the yhbY gene encoding ribosome assembly RNA-binding protein YhbY — translation MTSAQTRFLRGQAHGLKAMLQVGGKGITDALVAEIELALEHHELIKIKVAAEDREARDGMIDAIVDRTGAALVQRIGHTAVLYRQSRDKRQIVLPRA, via the coding sequence CTGACCTCCGCACAGACCCGGTTCCTGCGTGGCCAGGCCCATGGACTCAAGGCCATGTTGCAGGTCGGCGGCAAGGGAATCACCGACGCACTGGTGGCCGAGATCGAACTGGCGCTGGAGCACCATGAGCTGATCAAGATCAAGGTTGCTGCCGAGGACCGCGAGGCCCGTGACGGCATGATCGATGCGATTGTCGACCGTACCGGCGCCGCCCTGGTGCAGCGGATCGGACATACTGCGGTGCTGTACCGGCAAAGCCGGGACAAGCGGCAGATCGTGCTGCCGAGGGCGTGA
- the kdsA gene encoding 3-deoxy-8-phosphooctulonate synthase, with product MKLCGFEAGLDQPLFLIAGPCVVESMQLQIDTAGRLKEITGKLGMNFIFKSSFDKANRTSIGSFRGPGMEEGLKVLAEVKSQLGVPVLTDVHEYTLMDEVASVVDVLQTPAFLVRQTDFIRKVCAAGKPVNIKKGQFLSPWDMKPVVEKARSTGNEQIMVCERGASFGYNNLVSDMRSLAVMRDTGCPVVFDATHSVQLPGGQGSSSGGQREFVPVLARAAVAVGVSGLFAETHPDPAKALSDGPNAWPLDRMEGLLETLLEIDRIAKGSGFPESSV from the coding sequence ATGAAACTCTGTGGTTTTGAAGCCGGCCTCGACCAGCCGTTGTTCCTGATTGCCGGCCCCTGCGTGGTCGAGTCGATGCAGTTGCAGATCGACACCGCCGGCCGCCTGAAGGAGATCACCGGCAAGCTGGGGATGAACTTCATCTTCAAGTCCAGCTTCGACAAGGCCAATCGCACCTCCATCGGCAGCTTCCGCGGCCCCGGCATGGAGGAGGGGTTGAAGGTGCTGGCCGAGGTCAAGAGCCAGCTTGGCGTGCCGGTGCTGACCGACGTGCACGAGTACACCCTGATGGACGAGGTCGCCTCGGTCGTCGACGTGCTGCAGACCCCGGCCTTCCTGGTCCGCCAGACCGACTTCATCCGCAAGGTCTGCGCGGCCGGCAAACCGGTCAACATCAAGAAGGGCCAGTTCCTGTCGCCGTGGGACATGAAGCCCGTGGTCGAGAAGGCCCGCTCCACCGGCAACGAGCAGATCATGGTCTGCGAACGCGGCGCCAGCTTCGGTTACAACAACCTGGTCAGCGACATGCGCTCGCTGGCGGTGATGCGCGATACCGGCTGCCCGGTGGTGTTCGATGCCACCCACTCGGTGCAGCTGCCGGGCGGGCAGGGCAGCTCCAGCGGCGGCCAGCGCGAATTCGTGCCGGTGCTGGCGCGTGCGGCGGTTGCCGTGGGCGTGTCCGGCCTGTTCGCCGAGACCCACCCCGACCCGGCCAAGGCCCTGTCCGACGGCCCCAACGCCTGGCCGCTCGACCGGATGGAAGGGCTGCTCGAGACGCTGCTGGAGATCGATCGAATTGCCAAGGGCAGCGGTTTTCCCGAGTCCAGCGTTTGA
- a CDS encoding YqaA family protein — MRLFGPIYDRCLIWAAHHRAPRYLAAMSAAESVFFPIPVDVMLAPMALAAPSRWWRLALICTIASVLGGVIGYLLGHFALDAIWPWMLKLGWDETFHKVQALFERYGFWIVFVAAFTPIPYKVFTIASGATGIGLVPFLLGSTIGRGARFFLVAGLVAFGGKKIEPLLRRYIEIVGWAVAVLVIGALAWLELRG, encoded by the coding sequence ATGAGATTGTTCGGCCCGATCTACGATCGCTGCCTCATCTGGGCAGCGCATCACCGCGCGCCGCGCTACCTGGCCGCGATGAGCGCGGCCGAGTCGGTGTTCTTTCCGATTCCGGTGGACGTGATGCTGGCGCCGATGGCGTTGGCCGCGCCCAGTCGCTGGTGGCGACTGGCCCTGATCTGCACCATCGCCTCCGTGCTCGGTGGCGTGATCGGCTACCTGCTCGGGCATTTCGCGCTGGATGCGATCTGGCCGTGGATGCTCAAGCTGGGTTGGGACGAAACGTTCCACAAGGTGCAGGCGCTGTTCGAACGTTACGGTTTCTGGATCGTGTTCGTGGCCGCCTTCACCCCGATCCCGTACAAGGTGTTCACGATCGCGTCGGGTGCGACCGGCATCGGACTGGTACCTTTCCTGCTGGGCTCGACGATCGGGCGAGGCGCACGCTTCTTCCTGGTCGCGGGTCTGGTGGCGTTTGGCGGCAAGAAGATCGAGCCCTTGCTGCGGCGCTACATCGAGATCGTGGGCTGGGCCGTGGCTGTGCTGGTGATCGGCGCGCTGGCCTGGCTGGAACTGCGCGGCTGA
- a CDS encoding protein-L-isoaspartate(D-aspartate) O-methyltransferase codes for MSLRMRLQPEALGTGMTSQRVRDRLVERLREEGIRDERVLNAIRTVPRHLFVDEALATRAYEDTALPIGHGQTISQPWVVAKMTEAVLSASPEKVLEIGTGSGYQAAILAALGLEVHTVERIGELLRVARKRFRSLGMNVRSKHDDGRIGWPENGPFDAILVTAAAPALVEALSEQLAPGGTLVAPVGGAASQSLVMLRKEVDGRLSQQALAPVVFVPLLSGMID; via the coding sequence ATGAGCCTGCGCATGCGCCTGCAGCCGGAAGCGCTCGGCACCGGCATGACTTCTCAACGAGTGCGCGATCGCCTGGTCGAGCGCCTGCGCGAGGAGGGCATCCGCGACGAACGCGTGCTCAATGCGATCCGCACCGTGCCGCGGCACCTGTTCGTCGACGAAGCATTGGCGACACGCGCCTACGAGGACACCGCGTTGCCGATCGGTCACGGCCAGACCATCTCGCAGCCGTGGGTGGTGGCGAAGATGACCGAGGCCGTGTTGTCGGCCTCGCCGGAGAAGGTGCTGGAGATCGGCACCGGCTCCGGTTACCAGGCTGCGATCCTCGCCGCGCTGGGGCTGGAAGTACACACCGTCGAGCGTATCGGCGAGCTGCTGCGGGTTGCCCGCAAGCGGTTCCGATCGCTGGGCATGAACGTGCGCAGCAAGCACGACGACGGCCGCATCGGCTGGCCGGAGAACGGCCCGTTCGACGCGATCCTGGTCACCGCCGCCGCACCGGCCCTGGTCGAGGCGTTGAGCGAGCAGTTGGCCCCGGGCGGCACCCTGGTCGCGCCGGTCGGTGGCGCCGCCTCGCAATCGCTGGTCATGCTGCGCAAGGAGGTCGATGGCCGCCTCAGCCAGCAGGCGCTGGCGCCGGTGGTGTTCGTGCCGCTGCTGTCGGGGATGATCGACTGA
- a CDS encoding peptidoglycan DD-metalloendopeptidase family protein, with protein sequence MTPRKRFPHLLPRVAVYAVAGALVLGLAACSSTVTRTSSGSSSAGPVRTSTPKPGATAVVQRGDNLYRIATNNGITLTDLAAWNNIPPPYTIHPGQRLRLYPSSGATTATAPSRTPPASTPSSSRPASTAPAASSTAPASSGLSWRWPADGQLIARYVAGDPTKQGIGIAGNGGAAVRAAGDGVVVYSGSGLVGYGELIIIKHNDQWLSAYGHNRNRLVSEGAVVKSGQQIAEMGRSGASRDMLHFEIRYNGKPVDPLQYLPKR encoded by the coding sequence ATGACCCCACGCAAACGATTCCCGCATCTCCTCCCGCGCGTCGCCGTATATGCCGTGGCCGGCGCCCTGGTCCTGGGCCTGGCGGCCTGTTCCAGCACCGTGACCCGCACCAGCAGCGGCAGCAGCAGTGCCGGTCCGGTCCGGACGTCGACCCCCAAGCCCGGTGCGACTGCGGTGGTCCAGAGGGGCGACAACCTTTACCGGATCGCGACCAACAACGGCATCACCCTGACCGACCTTGCGGCCTGGAACAACATCCCGCCGCCGTACACCATCCACCCCGGGCAGCGACTGCGGCTGTATCCGTCATCGGGCGCGACCACCGCCACCGCACCGAGCCGTACCCCGCCTGCTTCGACGCCGTCCTCCAGCCGTCCCGCCAGCACGGCTCCCGCTGCATCGTCGACGGCCCCGGCCAGCAGCGGCCTGTCGTGGCGCTGGCCGGCCGACGGCCAGCTGATCGCACGCTACGTCGCCGGCGATCCGACCAAGCAGGGCATCGGCATTGCCGGCAATGGCGGTGCCGCGGTCCGCGCCGCCGGCGATGGCGTGGTGGTCTATTCCGGCTCCGGCCTGGTCGGCTACGGCGAACTGATCATCATCAAGCACAACGACCAGTGGCTGTCGGCCTATGGCCACAACCGCAACCGCCTCGTCAGCGAGGGGGCGGTGGTCAAGTCCGGCCAGCAGATCGCCGAGATGGGCCGCAGCGGCGCCTCGCGCGACATGCTGCATTTCGAGATTCGCTACAACGGCAAGCCGGTCGATCCGTTGCAGTATCTGCCGAAGCGGTAA
- the truD gene encoding tRNA pseudouridine(13) synthase TruD — MSDPRPSALPRAHGEAVLSACMRSVPEDFFVEELPGFEPSGSGEHLLLTVEKRGMNTAFAAQRIAQWAGVDVSAIGYAGLKDRHAVTRQRFSVHLPGREAPSLETLAFDNEGGESLRVLDHARHAKKLPRGALAGNRFVLVLREVAGDREAIEARLRALTSRGVPNYFGEQRFGRGGDNLHAALSMFAGRRVGREQRTHLLSAARSALFNRVLAARVTAGCWDAPLEGEVWILDGSRSVFGPEPFNDELMRRLAAFDIHPSGPLWGRGELRSEAGTARIELAALAEPPGEALCRGLEKAGLKQERRALRLRPDGLTWSWPADNELELCFSLPAGTYATTLLAELGAVRDASSVSR, encoded by the coding sequence GTGTCTGACCCGCGCCCGTCCGCCTTGCCGCGGGCGCATGGCGAGGCCGTGCTTTCGGCCTGCATGCGCAGCGTGCCGGAGGACTTCTTCGTCGAGGAACTGCCCGGCTTCGAGCCCAGCGGCAGCGGCGAGCACCTGCTGCTGACGGTCGAGAAACGCGGCATGAACACCGCCTTTGCCGCCCAGCGGATCGCGCAATGGGCAGGCGTCGACGTGTCGGCGATCGGCTATGCCGGCCTGAAGGATCGCCATGCCGTGACCCGTCAGCGCTTCAGCGTGCACCTGCCCGGACGTGAGGCGCCGTCGCTGGAGACACTCGCTTTCGACAACGAGGGTGGCGAGTCTTTACGGGTGCTCGATCATGCCCGGCACGCGAAGAAGCTGCCACGCGGTGCGCTGGCCGGCAACCGCTTCGTGCTGGTGCTGCGCGAGGTCGCCGGCGACCGTGAGGCCATCGAGGCACGCCTGCGGGCATTGACAAGCCGCGGCGTGCCCAACTACTTCGGCGAGCAGCGCTTCGGTCGTGGTGGCGACAACCTGCACGCCGCATTGTCGATGTTCGCCGGGCGGCGGGTCGGGCGCGAGCAGCGCACCCACCTGTTGTCGGCGGCGCGCTCGGCGCTGTTCAACCGGGTGCTGGCCGCGCGGGTGACGGCCGGTTGCTGGGATGCGCCGCTGGAGGGCGAGGTCTGGATCCTGGATGGAAGCCGCAGCGTGTTCGGCCCGGAGCCGTTCAACGATGAGTTGATGCGGCGTCTGGCGGCTTTCGACATCCACCCGAGTGGACCGTTGTGGGGGCGGGGCGAGCTGCGCAGTGAGGCCGGGACGGCCCGGATCGAGTTGGCCGCGCTGGCCGAGCCGCCGGGCGAGGCCTTGTGCCGCGGGCTGGAGAAAGCCGGCCTGAAGCAGGAGCGGCGCGCACTGCGGTTACGTCCGGACGGTCTGACGTGGTCGTGGCCGGCCGACAATGAGCTGGAGTTGTGCTTCAGCCTACCGGCCGGCACCTATGCGACCACGCTGCTTGCCGAGCTCGGTGCGGTGCGGGACGCCTCATCCGTGTCACGCTGA
- a CDS encoding Mth938-like domain-containing protein: MQLNLERPDHEFFLRGADGKAAMVNERRLEASFVLAPDRLIEDWPVTDVRTLQPGDLTPLLELKPEVVLLGTGSTQVFPTAAVMAAFLAQGIGVEVMTNAAAARTFNVLAGESRRVVAGFVLG; encoded by the coding sequence ATGCAGCTGAACCTCGAACGCCCCGACCACGAATTCTTCCTCCGCGGCGCCGACGGCAAGGCCGCCATGGTCAACGAGCGGCGACTGGAAGCCAGCTTCGTGCTGGCCCCGGACCGGCTGATCGAGGACTGGCCGGTGACGGACGTCCGTACGCTGCAACCAGGCGACCTCACCCCGCTGCTGGAACTGAAGCCCGAGGTCGTACTGCTCGGTACCGGCAGCACGCAGGTATTTCCGACTGCCGCGGTGATGGCGGCGTTCCTAGCACAGGGCATCGGGGTCGAAGTGATGACCAACGCCGCCGCCGCCCGCACCTTCAATGTGCTCGCAGGCGAGAGTCGGCGGGTGGTCGCCGGATTCGTGCTGGGCTGA
- the ispF gene encoding 2-C-methyl-D-erythritol 2,4-cyclodiphosphate synthase: MQGTPNIRIGQGFDVHAFGDGDHVMLGGVRVPHECGVVAHSDGDVVIHALCDAMLGALALGDIGRHFPPSDPRWKDADSSAFLRHCNELARERGWVLGNADVTVICERPKVGPHVQAMGEKLAAELGVEVDAVSIKATTTEKLGFTGREEGIAAQAAVLLHRV, translated from the coding sequence ATGCAAGGCACCCCGAACATCCGCATCGGCCAGGGCTTCGACGTCCACGCCTTCGGCGATGGCGACCACGTCATGCTCGGTGGCGTGCGCGTGCCGCACGAGTGCGGTGTGGTCGCTCATTCCGACGGCGACGTGGTCATCCACGCGCTGTGCGACGCCATGCTCGGCGCGTTGGCGCTGGGCGACATCGGCCGCCATTTCCCGCCCAGCGACCCGCGCTGGAAGGATGCCGACAGCAGCGCGTTCCTGCGCCACTGCAATGAGTTGGCGCGCGAGCGCGGCTGGGTGCTCGGCAATGCCGACGTCACCGTGATCTGCGAGCGACCCAAGGTCGGCCCGCACGTGCAGGCCATGGGCGAAAAACTGGCGGCAGAGCTCGGTGTCGAGGTCGATGCCGTCAGCATCAAGGCGACCACCACCGAGAAGCTCGGTTTCACCGGTCGCGAAGAGGGGATCGCCGCGCAGGCGGCGGTACTGCTCCACCGTGTCTGA